A portion of the Armatimonadota bacterium genome contains these proteins:
- the pheS gene encoding phenylalanine--tRNA ligase subunit alpha has product MDVIGEALKSAKAEIASASTVSDLTSIEHAYLGKKGVLSVLTKEIPMLSADQRPAFGQRLNDARREVESLIEDRRAVLLAIETATAIERDRVDVTFPGTAHRSAGRHPLTITAARVKAALIGLGFEFLESPEIEKHEYNFGALNYPDDHPAMDEQNSFLLADGWLLRTQTTAVQGRAFETKKPPMRCAIIGRCFRYEAVDATHHHTFHQVDAFMIDRGISMANLKATLGQFARAMFGPGVRVRFRPDFFPFVEPGVDYSVSCFFCDGQGCGICKKSGWIELGGAGLIHPNILERYGIDPEEWSGFAFGLGIERIPMLQYGVDDLRLFLENDLRFLDQFRSLGG; this is encoded by the coding sequence ATGGACGTTATCGGCGAAGCGCTGAAATCGGCCAAAGCCGAGATTGCTTCGGCCTCAACTGTCTCTGACCTAACTTCCATCGAGCACGCCTACTTAGGCAAGAAAGGCGTGCTCAGCGTTCTTACAAAAGAGATTCCAATGCTGTCGGCCGATCAGCGGCCTGCGTTCGGCCAGCGGTTGAACGATGCTCGACGAGAGGTCGAATCGCTGATCGAAGACCGACGCGCCGTGTTGCTGGCAATAGAAACGGCCACGGCGATCGAGCGCGACAGAGTGGACGTTACCTTCCCCGGGACGGCGCATCGGAGCGCAGGGCGACATCCCTTGACGATTACCGCCGCACGGGTCAAGGCGGCGCTGATCGGCTTGGGCTTTGAGTTCCTGGAGAGCCCCGAGATCGAAAAGCACGAGTACAATTTCGGCGCGCTCAATTATCCGGACGATCATCCGGCGATGGACGAACAGAACTCTTTCTTGCTGGCCGACGGATGGCTTCTGAGAACGCAGACAACGGCCGTGCAGGGCAGGGCATTCGAGACGAAAAAACCACCGATGCGATGCGCAATCATCGGTCGCTGTTTTCGATACGAAGCGGTCGATGCGACGCATCACCACACCTTTCATCAGGTAGACGCTTTCATGATCGATCGCGGAATCAGCATGGCGAACCTAAAAGCCACGCTGGGTCAATTTGCTCGCGCAATGTTCGGCCCCGGCGTCCGAGTGCGATTTAGGCCGGACTTTTTCCCGTTCGTCGAGCCGGGCGTCGATTACAGCGTGTCCTGTTTCTTCTGCGATGGACAGGGCTGCGGGATTTGCAAGAAATCTGGCTGGATCGAGTTGGGCGGCGCAGGACTGATCCATCCGAACATCTTGGAGCGGTACGGGATCGACCCAGAAGAGTGGTCCGGGTTTGCCTTTGGCCTCGGAATCGAGCGGATACCCATGCTCCAGTACGGCGTGGACGATCTGAGGCTGTTTCTTGAGAACGACCTGAGATTCTTAGACCAGTTTAGGAGTTTGGGCGGCTAA
- a CDS encoding phenylalanine--tRNA ligase subunit beta, translating to MRVPIDWLREFVEFDLPTAKVAERLTMVGLEVERVLELPEGETLAIYVTPNRGDCLSIYGIAREVAASLGSECRTTELFERARTGFGSSAQATTASNEKASIQIDDPKLCPRYSALAVSGIRNGASDSLIQRRLIAAGMRPISKVVDVTNYVMLELGQPLHAFDLSKLPGGRIVVRQAQSGERIRTLDDVERRLAPPMLAICDESRPIAVAGVMGGGDTEVGPGTTEILLESAHFDASSVRKTSKALNLSTEASQRFERFVDPTLTVAALLRTVELIGGEATIPLLDANSAHLGARSLSVRLSRASLLLGFEVDKDEAEGALERLQLSPTWKSDRFEVQIPTFRPDLAREEDLVEEIGRIVGYERIPEAPIVGSATQGRDSEVGQFAERLRGLFVSAGLQEVVTHTLQKPSPLSEPNQIELHNAQSEELSAIRSSLLPGLTGVLSHNIRHGTVSAALFEIGRTGTVRDGYDERMKVGVLMSGDVAPVSWRGKPREIDYFDLKGAIDSALAGIGAKAEYAKSPDRRFHPGRQASILLGEEAIGTMGELHPDLARAMEFRRRIYMAELDFDALHRAANLHAKFRSLPKYPPVLRDVAFVVEESAPYVEIEQALVEAAGDLLESAELFDRYAGKGIPEGSHSLAFSLTFRSPERSLTDEEANAAMERIVSMLGQRFGAQIRS from the coding sequence ATGCGCGTCCCTATCGACTGGCTTCGGGAGTTTGTGGAGTTTGACTTGCCAACCGCGAAAGTGGCCGAGCGGCTGACGATGGTCGGGCTGGAAGTAGAGCGCGTGCTGGAACTCCCAGAAGGCGAAACTTTGGCGATCTACGTTACCCCCAATCGCGGCGATTGCCTCAGCATCTATGGCATTGCAAGGGAGGTGGCCGCATCTCTCGGGAGCGAATGCAGAACGACCGAGTTGTTCGAACGCGCGCGAACAGGGTTTGGCAGCAGCGCTCAGGCGACAACTGCGTCGAACGAGAAGGCAAGCATTCAGATCGACGATCCAAAACTTTGCCCGCGATACTCGGCATTGGCGGTATCGGGAATCCGAAACGGCGCATCGGACTCGCTCATTCAGAGACGTTTGATCGCGGCGGGCATGAGGCCCATATCCAAGGTAGTCGATGTTACGAACTATGTCATGCTCGAATTGGGACAACCGCTCCATGCTTTTGATCTGAGCAAATTGCCAGGCGGTCGCATCGTAGTCAGGCAGGCTCAGTCGGGCGAGAGGATAAGAACCTTGGACGATGTAGAGAGGCGATTGGCGCCGCCGATGCTTGCCATCTGCGACGAATCGCGTCCGATAGCAGTCGCGGGCGTAATGGGCGGTGGCGACACGGAAGTCGGACCAGGGACGACCGAAATCTTGTTAGAATCGGCGCATTTCGATGCCTCTTCGGTTCGTAAGACCTCTAAGGCTTTGAATCTTTCTACGGAAGCTTCGCAACGATTCGAGCGGTTTGTCGACCCGACGTTAACGGTGGCCGCCTTGCTCAGGACGGTTGAACTCATAGGCGGAGAGGCGACCATACCCCTGCTGGATGCGAACTCGGCGCACCTCGGCGCTCGGTCCTTGTCTGTGCGATTGAGCAGAGCCTCGTTGCTTCTGGGCTTTGAGGTTGACAAAGACGAGGCCGAAGGCGCGTTGGAGCGATTGCAACTCTCGCCGACCTGGAAGTCCGATCGTTTTGAGGTTCAGATACCGACATTTCGACCAGACTTGGCGCGAGAAGAAGATTTGGTCGAAGAGATCGGACGGATCGTGGGATACGAGCGCATTCCAGAAGCGCCGATCGTGGGGTCAGCGACCCAGGGCAGAGACAGCGAGGTCGGTCAGTTTGCCGAAAGGCTCAGAGGCTTGTTCGTTTCTGCGGGATTGCAGGAGGTTGTAACGCACACCTTGCAGAAACCCTCGCCGCTATCGGAGCCGAATCAGATCGAACTTCACAATGCCCAAAGCGAAGAGCTCTCGGCTATTCGGTCTTCGCTCCTTCCAGGGTTGACGGGCGTATTGAGCCACAACATCCGTCATGGCACGGTCAGCGCAGCGCTGTTCGAGATCGGCCGTACAGGAACTGTGAGAGACGGTTACGACGAGCGAATGAAGGTCGGGGTCTTGATGAGCGGCGATGTTGCGCCAGTGTCATGGAGAGGCAAGCCGCGCGAGATCGATTACTTCGATTTGAAGGGCGCCATAGACTCTGCGCTTGCCGGAATAGGAGCAAAGGCAGAGTATGCCAAGTCTCCAGACAGACGTTTTCATCCCGGTCGGCAGGCGTCGATTCTGTTGGGCGAAGAGGCTATAGGCACGATGGGCGAACTGCATCCCGATTTAGCACGGGCTATGGAGTTCCGACGCCGGATCTACATGGCAGAGTTGGATTTCGACGCTTTGCACCGTGCGGCCAATCTTCATGCAAAGTTTAGATCGTTGCCCAAGTACCCGCCTGTCTTGAGGGACGTTGCATTTGTGGTCGAAGAAAGCGCCCCTTACGTCGAAATCGAGCAGGCGTTAGTCGAAGCCGCGGGCGACCTCTTGGAAAGCGCCGAACTGTTCGATCGATACGCGGGCAAAGGGATTCCGGAAGGCTCCCATAGTCTGGCCTTTTCGCTAACGTTTCGCAGTCCAGAACGAAGCCTGACCGACGAAGAGGCGAACGCCGCGATGGAACGGATCGTCTCGATGCTGGGTCAGCGGTTTGGCGCACAAATCCGATCATGA
- a CDS encoding R2-like ligand-binding oxidase: MSGRQYASLASGGLDPSSPAMRLFQKAKRFGIWNPCDIDLAQDRVEWPRFDEREQDVILRLVALFQAGEESVAVDLLPLIGVIASEGRLDEELYLASFLWEEAKHVEFMRRYLTEVCQASGDLHAYSTPSYEAIFGEALPTALQRLRTDSSPRAQAEASVIYNMIVEGVLAETGYHAIFTTSDRLGILPGLRRGMELMMQDEARHIAYGVLLLSRLVAEHPELWEQIEAKLQAYFPLAAGVITEVFDHYQPDVPFGLDYQEFLMYAMNQFERRYNRLLRAKGRGADAAMQLAHQSIDEEENSP, from the coding sequence ATGAGCGGCCGACAGTATGCGAGCCTTGCATCCGGCGGGCTTGACCCGTCGTCTCCAGCCATGCGCCTGTTTCAAAAGGCAAAACGGTTCGGCATCTGGAATCCTTGCGATATCGATCTGGCTCAAGATCGAGTCGAGTGGCCGCGGTTTGACGAACGTGAGCAGGATGTCATTTTGAGGCTCGTAGCGCTCTTTCAAGCCGGCGAAGAGAGCGTCGCAGTCGATCTCTTGCCGCTCATTGGGGTCATCGCATCCGAGGGTCGCCTTGACGAGGAACTCTATCTCGCTTCGTTCTTGTGGGAAGAAGCCAAGCACGTTGAGTTCATGCGTCGGTATTTGACCGAAGTCTGCCAAGCGAGCGGCGATCTTCATGCCTATTCCACGCCTAGCTACGAAGCCATCTTTGGCGAGGCATTGCCGACAGCGCTACAAAGGCTTCGAACCGATTCCAGTCCGCGCGCTCAGGCCGAGGCTTCGGTCATTTACAACATGATCGTCGAAGGCGTCTTGGCAGAAACGGGCTATCATGCCATCTTCACCACTTCGGATCGGCTGGGGATACTCCCCGGGCTGCGCCGCGGTATGGAGTTGATGATGCAGGATGAAGCTCGACATATCGCCTATGGAGTGTTGCTGCTATCGCGCCTTGTCGCCGAGCATCCTGAACTTTGGGAGCAGATCGAAGCGAAGCTTCAGGCTTACTTTCCGTTGGCCGCGGGGGTTATCACGGAGGTGTTCGATCATTATCAGCCCGACGTGCCGTTCGGATTGGATTACCAGGAGTTCTTGATGTATGCCATGAATCAGTTTGAGCGCCGGTACAATCGCCTTTTGCGAGCTAAGGGGCGGGGAGCGGACGCCGCAATGCAACTGGCGCACCAATCGATAGACGAAGAGGAGAACTCGCCATGA
- a CDS encoding hydroxyacid dehydrogenase: MKMVTALPQSEQLAVQTAMIRQLFPNHDISVVTTMEDLFREATTADVLVSTAFFPISSDLLRSAPSLRMVQVAGVGVDHVDIAVAKELGITVACVTGANTVSVAEHVVMSALALIKGLAPANSAMHRGEWALPIWIKSARDMAGTTFGILGMGRIGREVALRLQPFQVTVLYNDIQPIDDEERYGATFVDFDTLMSESDVVSLHLPLNDATRKIIGADALDKMKFGACLINTARAELIDEAALAKALQNRLGGAAIDVFHPEPPPSDHPLVGLPNVILTPHGAGVTLEAQQRIAQGVIQNVLRFIDGRPLADVVVEGSR, from the coding sequence ATGAAGATGGTTACGGCTTTGCCACAATCCGAGCAGTTGGCCGTGCAGACCGCCATGATCCGTCAACTGTTCCCCAACCACGATATCAGCGTCGTTACGACGATGGAAGACTTGTTTCGTGAGGCGACCACCGCTGACGTGCTTGTATCGACGGCCTTCTTCCCGATCTCGAGCGACCTACTGAGAAGCGCTCCGTCTTTGCGCATGGTTCAGGTTGCAGGGGTCGGAGTCGATCACGTCGATATTGCCGTTGCGAAGGAACTGGGCATTACCGTCGCCTGCGTTACCGGCGCCAACACCGTAAGCGTAGCGGAGCACGTAGTGATGTCTGCGCTTGCTTTGATAAAGGGACTTGCTCCCGCAAACTCCGCTATGCACAGGGGAGAGTGGGCGCTGCCTATATGGATCAAGTCGGCGCGCGACATGGCTGGAACGACGTTTGGCATTTTGGGGATGGGTCGGATTGGTCGAGAGGTCGCTTTGCGGTTGCAGCCGTTTCAGGTTACTGTGCTCTACAACGACATCCAACCGATCGACGATGAGGAGCGATACGGCGCCACTTTCGTCGATTTTGACACGCTGATGTCGGAGAGCGACGTGGTTTCGCTTCATCTGCCTTTGAACGATGCGACACGGAAAATCATCGGTGCCGACGCTCTGGACAAGATGAAGTTTGGGGCTTGCCTGATCAACACGGCCAGAGCAGAACTGATAGACGAGGCCGCGCTGGCAAAGGCGTTGCAAAATAGGCTCGGCGGAGCCGCCATCGACGTTTTTCATCCAGAACCGCCGCCGTCCGATCATCCGCTCGTGGGCTTGCCTAACGTCATTCTGACGCCGCACGGCGCAGGCGTAACGCTGGAAGCGCAACAGCGGATCGCTCAGGGAGTCATTCAAAACGTGCTTCGCTTCATCGACGGGCGGCCGCTAGCGGACGTTGTGGTCGAGGGCTCGCGTTGA
- a CDS encoding benzoylformate decarboxylase: protein MTVREAVFQWLKERKVDRVFGNPGSTELSFLVDFPKEIQYVLALQESVATAMADGYAQMTGRPAFLNLHVAPGVGNAIGAMFNALKNKSPLVVTTGQQDTRHILNEPFLSGDLVGLARPVCKHAYEVLNPSDTAPALELAYRIANTPPKGPAFVSIPVNYWTMQGDPATVRQEHASSAADGLDRVAEALNSAVKPALVLGAQCDEPEGWEASIALAEKLGCAVFSAPLASRMAFPTNHPLYRGTLIPAAPRLLQVLAEFDLVLAVGCPVFLVYPYFPGKLIPPGCRAIQITDDPTEATKTVASETLMGDPVQSLVELAALVEDKKPALPSKAVETAKLRSEAMRAKPTMGVSYAMYALSKNLPDGATVFDESISSTLQLKSHIASVGPKQYFTVASGGLGWGMPASIGAKLAEPDRPVVCAIGDGSCMYSIQALWTAAQQRAGVFYYAINNSGYSILKSFTKAFYPGAEGTVPGLEIPQLDLVALAKSMGVEAARVSDPEGLEAAIQRGLAYGGPYLLDVMVDPTVPNLF from the coding sequence TTGACGGTTCGCGAAGCGGTCTTTCAATGGCTGAAAGAGCGCAAGGTCGATCGGGTGTTCGGCAATCCGGGTTCTACCGAACTCTCGTTCTTGGTCGACTTTCCGAAGGAGATACAGTATGTTCTAGCGCTTCAGGAGAGCGTGGCCACCGCGATGGCGGACGGGTATGCCCAGATGACGGGTCGCCCAGCCTTCCTAAACTTGCACGTTGCGCCCGGCGTCGGCAATGCGATCGGAGCGATGTTCAATGCGCTGAAAAACAAGTCGCCTTTGGTGGTAACGACTGGACAACAAGACACGAGGCACATTCTAAACGAACCGTTTTTGAGCGGCGACCTGGTCGGCTTGGCTCGACCTGTCTGTAAGCACGCGTATGAAGTTCTTAACCCATCGGATACAGCGCCTGCGCTCGAACTGGCCTATCGAATAGCCAATACGCCTCCAAAAGGTCCCGCGTTTGTAAGCATTCCAGTCAACTACTGGACGATGCAAGGCGATCCGGCAACAGTGCGCCAGGAGCATGCTTCTAGCGCGGCGGACGGATTGGATCGCGTTGCCGAAGCGCTGAACAGCGCTGTAAAGCCTGCGCTTGTGTTAGGCGCGCAGTGCGACGAGCCAGAGGGGTGGGAGGCTTCGATCGCGCTTGCCGAGAAGTTGGGCTGTGCGGTGTTTAGCGCGCCATTGGCATCAAGGATGGCATTCCCGACCAATCATCCGCTCTATCGGGGCACGCTGATTCCGGCGGCGCCTCGATTGTTGCAGGTCCTTGCGGAGTTTGATCTGGTTCTAGCGGTCGGGTGTCCTGTGTTTTTGGTCTACCCATACTTTCCCGGCAAACTGATCCCGCCAGGATGCCGCGCCATTCAGATCACGGACGATCCGACCGAAGCGACCAAAACCGTAGCGAGCGAGACTCTGATGGGCGATCCCGTTCAATCGTTGGTCGAATTGGCTGCGCTGGTGGAAGATAAGAAGCCGGCGCTGCCTTCCAAAGCGGTCGAGACAGCCAAACTCCGGTCGGAAGCGATGCGAGCCAAGCCGACCATGGGCGTTTCTTACGCGATGTATGCGTTGAGCAAGAATCTGCCGGACGGCGCAACGGTGTTCGACGAGTCGATCTCATCGACATTACAGCTTAAATCGCACATTGCGAGCGTTGGGCCTAAGCAGTATTTCACAGTGGCGAGCGGAGGCTTGGGCTGGGGCATGCCGGCTTCGATCGGCGCAAAGTTGGCCGAGCCGGATCGCCCGGTCGTCTGCGCGATCGGCGACGGTTCTTGCATGTACTCAATTCAAGCCCTGTGGACGGCGGCCCAGCAGCGCGCTGGGGTGTTCTATTACGCGATCAACAACAGCGGCTACTCCATTCTCAAAAGCTTCACCAAGGCGTTTTATCCCGGCGCAGAAGGCACGGTGCCGGGACTAGAGATACCCCAGTTAGATTTGGTCGCCTTGGCAAAAAGCATGGGGGTCGAGGCAGCCAGGGTCAGCGATCCAGAAGGGTTGGAAGCGGCCATACAACGGGGTTTGGCTTACGGCGGACCGTATCTGTTGGATGTTATGGTCGATCCAACCGTACCCAATCTGTTCTAG
- the hutU gene encoding urocanate hydratase codes for MPDAVIDRLLSSHGPVPLSAPIGTQLNCKGWIQEAALRMLLNNLDPEVAEKPDDLIVYGGLGKAARNWECLRAIARSLMELNDDETLLVQSGKPVGILPSHSNAPRVLIANSNLVPAWATWEKFRELDQQGLMMYGQMTAGSWIYIGSQGILQGTYETFGALAKQEFSATLRGKLCVTAGLGGMGGAQPLAITMNEGVALCIEVDPSRIQRRIETRYCDEWTSDIDEAIAIARQSCEAGEPKSIALLGNAADVLPELLARGVVPDIVTDQTAAHDPLNGYVPSGYDVAQAAELRRSNPKKYLELASQSIATHVKAMVELKKRGSVVFDYGNNIRQEALNAGFAQAFSFPGFVPAYIRPLFCEGKGPFRWAALSGDPADIAALDDAVLELFPNDAGLQRWICAARKQVAFQGLPARICWLGYGDRAKMGLKMNEMVAQGRLKAPIVIGRDHLDCGSVASPNRETEGMKDGSDAVSDWVFLNALINAVNGASWVSVHHGGGVGMGYSQHAGMVIVADGTPEASARIQRVLTTDPGMGVLRHADARYNQAIETARATGVKIPMLD; via the coding sequence ATGCCTGATGCCGTTATCGACCGCCTGCTTTCTTCCCATGGCCCTGTTCCGTTGTCCGCGCCCATTGGAACCCAGCTGAACTGCAAAGGTTGGATTCAGGAAGCCGCGCTCCGGATGCTCTTGAACAACCTCGACCCAGAAGTCGCCGAAAAACCGGACGACCTCATCGTCTACGGCGGCTTGGGCAAGGCGGCCCGCAATTGGGAATGCCTGCGCGCCATTGCACGCAGTTTGATGGAATTGAACGACGACGAGACTCTGCTTGTCCAATCGGGCAAGCCGGTTGGCATTCTTCCCTCTCATTCCAACGCTCCAAGGGTATTGATCGCCAACTCCAATCTCGTTCCGGCATGGGCGACTTGGGAAAAGTTCCGGGAGCTCGACCAACAGGGTCTCATGATGTACGGCCAGATGACCGCCGGAAGTTGGATATACATCGGTTCGCAAGGCATCCTGCAGGGCACTTACGAAACCTTTGGCGCGTTAGCCAAGCAAGAGTTTTCTGCCACTTTAAGGGGCAAACTGTGCGTTACAGCAGGATTAGGCGGCATGGGCGGCGCCCAACCCTTGGCGATCACTATGAACGAAGGCGTCGCGCTCTGCATCGAGGTCGATCCCAGCCGTATCCAGCGCAGAATCGAGACCCGCTATTGCGACGAGTGGACTTCAGACATTGACGAAGCGATCGCCATCGCGCGCCAGTCGTGCGAAGCCGGAGAACCCAAAAGTATCGCTCTATTGGGCAACGCAGCGGACGTTCTGCCAGAACTGTTGGCTCGAGGCGTCGTTCCAGACATCGTTACCGATCAAACCGCCGCACACGATCCGCTCAATGGCTATGTGCCTTCCGGTTACGATGTAGCACAAGCCGCCGAACTCCGAAGATCGAACCCAAAGAAGTACCTAGAGCTGGCGTCCCAATCGATCGCGACTCATGTTAAGGCAATGGTCGAGCTTAAAAAGCGAGGCTCCGTCGTCTTTGATTACGGCAACAACATTCGGCAGGAAGCCCTTAACGCTGGGTTCGCCCAGGCATTTTCCTTTCCTGGATTTGTGCCCGCCTATATTCGCCCGCTGTTCTGTGAAGGCAAAGGGCCGTTTCGATGGGCAGCGCTCTCGGGCGATCCCGCCGACATAGCCGCGCTCGACGACGCCGTATTGGAACTCTTCCCGAACGATGCAGGGCTTCAACGCTGGATTTGTGCTGCCAGAAAGCAAGTTGCCTTTCAAGGACTGCCTGCACGCATCTGCTGGCTTGGGTATGGCGACAGAGCAAAGATGGGCCTCAAGATGAACGAGATGGTCGCTCAAGGTCGCCTCAAGGCTCCGATCGTGATCGGGCGCGACCACCTCGATTGCGGCTCCGTTGCCTCGCCTAATCGCGAAACCGAGGGGATGAAGGACGGTAGCGACGCGGTTTCGGATTGGGTCTTTCTCAATGCGTTGATCAACGCCGTCAATGGCGCCAGTTGGGTCAGCGTGCATCATGGGGGCGGTGTCGGGATGGGTTACTCTCAGCACGCAGGCATGGTGATCGTCGCTGACGGTACCCCCGAAGCCTCCGCTCGAATCCAGCGAGTTCTGACCACGGATCCGGGCATGGGGGTTCTTCGACATGCCGATGCTCGCTACAACCAAGCGATAGAGACAGCGCGCGCAACTGGCGTCAAGATTCCGATGCTCGACTAG
- the ribH gene encoding 6,7-dimethyl-8-ribityllumazine synthase → MRIPIVASRYNGVVTEPMAAAAQQTLIEAGVLPENAPVFWVSGAWEIPFAVREAKGDGAVCIGAVLDGETRHAEFICSTVLSSLQRIKRPIGLGILTCLTLEQAMERAGGLHGNKGAEAAQAVLDLIKTCEEIAEWRDTKI, encoded by the coding sequence TTGCGAATTCCGATTGTTGCTAGCCGCTACAACGGCGTCGTAACCGAGCCGATGGCGGCGGCAGCCCAACAAACCTTGATCGAAGCGGGCGTATTGCCAGAGAACGCGCCTGTTTTCTGGGTTTCAGGAGCATGGGAGATCCCGTTTGCCGTCCGCGAAGCCAAAGGCGACGGGGCAGTCTGTATTGGCGCGGTCCTGGACGGCGAGACGCGACATGCGGAATTCATTTGTAGCACAGTTTTGAGTTCGCTACAGCGCATAAAGCGACCGATCGGTTTGGGCATTTTGACCTGTTTGACGTTGGAGCAGGCGATGGAGCGAGCCGGCGGATTGCACGGCAACAAGGGCGCCGAGGCCGCCCAGGCGGTTTTGGACTTGATCAAGACTTGTGAGGAGATAGCAGAGTGGCGCGATACCAAGATATAG
- a CDS encoding DinB family protein, producing the protein MARYQDIVAMETLGAAKYLSKLTREMPEERLGWTPLGEGRSALHQVAECAVVADWVANVIERRSTDFLPKDLFGELNKEASSVQDVKEAVSRLIENTGRYVRLVKEFPDEELDNVVPMWTGDQPMWRVLNWHYRNMMYHIGQINYIQTLYGDKEMR; encoded by the coding sequence GTGGCGCGATACCAAGATATAGTTGCGATGGAGACTCTCGGCGCGGCGAAGTACCTGTCGAAACTGACGCGAGAGATGCCGGAGGAGAGATTGGGTTGGACGCCCTTAGGCGAAGGTCGGAGCGCGCTTCACCAGGTGGCCGAGTGCGCGGTGGTGGCGGATTGGGTTGCGAACGTCATCGAGAGGCGATCGACCGACTTTCTGCCCAAAGATCTATTCGGCGAGCTGAACAAGGAGGCCTCTTCGGTACAGGATGTAAAGGAAGCGGTTTCGAGGTTGATCGAAAACACAGGGCGATATGTGCGCTTGGTAAAGGAGTTTCCAGACGAGGAATTGGACAACGTCGTGCCCATGTGGACAGGCGATCAACCGATGTGGCGCGTGCTCAATTGGCACTATCGAAACATGATGTATCACATCGGCCAGATCAACTACATTCAAACGCTGTACGGCGATAAGGAGATGCGCTAG
- a CDS encoding GNAT family N-acetyltransferase: MDKTLETERLLIADWTPEDVEAAFQIYGDPQVMAPMQGQPIETLEEQHQRLTDRCKAMEVLPGYGFCKLIRKDDGQIVGSGILKPLPNSDWIEVGWHLRSDCWGQGYATEAGKALLDYGFGDLGLDRIYAIVHPLNEPSKRVALRLGMRLLGLTTQFYNMELELYATDKA, translated from the coding sequence ATCGATAAAACGTTAGAGACCGAGCGTCTGCTGATTGCGGACTGGACTCCCGAAGATGTCGAGGCCGCCTTCCAAATCTACGGCGACCCGCAAGTCATGGCGCCCATGCAGGGCCAGCCTATCGAGACTTTAGAAGAACAGCATCAACGATTGACCGATCGATGCAAGGCCATGGAAGTGCTGCCGGGCTATGGCTTCTGCAAGCTAATCCGCAAAGACGACGGCCAGATCGTCGGCTCGGGCATTTTGAAACCGTTGCCCAACTCCGATTGGATCGAGGTGGGCTGGCACTTGCGAAGCGACTGCTGGGGTCAAGGATATGCGACGGAAGCGGGCAAAGCGCTGCTCGACTATGGCTTCGGCGACCTTGGATTAGACCGAATCTACGCGATCGTCCACCCTCTCAACGAGCCGTCCAAGCGCGTCGCCCTGCGGCTGGGCATGAGGCTGTTAGGTCTGACCACCCAGTTCTATAATATGGAACTGGAACTCTATGCAACAGACAAAGCCTAG
- a CDS encoding bifunctional molybdenum cofactor biosynthesis protein MoaC/MoaB yields MKDVTNKYETLREAVAEARMSLDSEAIDLLKRRATDKGDALECARVAGVMAAKNSPSIIPFCHPLPITYANVEYEFESPGLAIRARVKTIAVTGVEMEALTAASVAALTLYDMLKPHTENIEIQSIRLLEKSGGKSDFKAVLDPPIKAAVFVLSDTIAAGKKEDRAGKAAMEFLQSPNVGEQHYEILPDEPDLLRERIGWAKEHGFDLILAVGGTGLSARDKTVEALREMIDREIPGISEASRAYGQRRTPYAMLSRGIAGMSGGSLIVALPGSTKGARQSCEALFPAIFHVFHVMRGGRHKGGYGS; encoded by the coding sequence ATGAAGGACGTTACCAACAAATACGAGACCTTGCGCGAAGCCGTCGCCGAGGCGCGAATGAGCCTTGATTCGGAAGCAATCGACCTTTTGAAAAGGCGCGCAACGGACAAAGGCGACGCGTTGGAATGCGCGCGCGTTGCCGGAGTGATGGCGGCCAAAAACTCGCCCTCGATCATCCCCTTCTGCCACCCTCTGCCCATCACCTATGCGAACGTCGAGTACGAATTCGAGTCGCCAGGGCTGGCTATTCGCGCCCGCGTCAAGACTATCGCGGTTACCGGCGTCGAGATGGAAGCCCTGACGGCAGCCTCCGTCGCTGCGCTCACCCTCTACGACATGCTCAAACCGCACACCGAGAATATTGAGATCCAATCAATACGGCTCTTAGAAAAGTCTGGCGGCAAGAGCGACTTCAAAGCCGTGCTCGATCCCCCGATCAAGGCGGCTGTGTTCGTGCTTTCCGACACTATAGCCGCGGGCAAAAAGGAGGATCGCGCAGGCAAAGCGGCAATGGAATTCCTACAGTCTCCAAATGTCGGCGAGCAACACTACGAGATTTTGCCTGACGAACCAGACCTGTTGCGCGAAAGAATCGGCTGGGCAAAAGAGCACGGATTTGACCTGATCCTTGCAGTCGGCGGAACCGGTTTGTCGGCTCGGGATAAGACGGTTGAGGCCTTAAGAGAAATGATCGACCGCGAAATTCCGGGCATATCGGAGGCTTCGCGGGCGTACGGCCAACGACGCACACCCTATGCCATGCTCTCTCGAGGGATAGCCGGCATGTCTGGCGGCAGTCTGATCGTCGCGCTACCGGGAAGCACAAAAGGAGCCCGCCAAAGTTGCGAAGCGCTCTTCCCCGCTATCTTTCACGTCTTCCACGTAATGCGCGGCGGCAGGCACAAAGGCGGATACGGATCTTGA